A part of Paenibacillus sp. IHBB 10380 genomic DNA contains:
- the dinD gene encoding DNA damage-inducible protein D: protein MTDKPIDGHVSPFEEVRQVDENANEYWTARSLAKILDYTDFRNLEKTIMKAQTACMNSGQEVENHFVKSNEMVEIGSGAKRSIRDYRLSRYACYLIIQNADPAKEIVALGQTYFAVQTRKQEVFEQATEDERRIMLRDELRKHNIQLADAAYQAGVLTTIDFAVFQNHGYKGLYGDLDAKGIHNHKGLKKSQRILDHMGSTELAANLFRATQTEEKIRRENIQGKEEANQAHFDVGVKVRQTIRELGGTMPEDLPTHEDVKKVERRLQRGQLDLSSGDKDSSNK from the coding sequence ATGACAGACAAGCCAATTGATGGACATGTATCACCGTTTGAAGAAGTGCGGCAGGTGGATGAGAACGCAAATGAGTATTGGACAGCTCGTAGCTTAGCTAAGATATTGGATTATACTGACTTTCGAAACCTTGAAAAGACAATTATGAAGGCACAAACTGCCTGTATGAACAGCGGACAAGAAGTGGAAAACCATTTTGTTAAGTCCAACGAAATGGTTGAGATTGGCTCCGGTGCAAAACGATCTATTCGAGACTACCGCCTTTCTCGGTACGCATGTTATCTCATCATTCAAAACGCTGATCCAGCAAAGGAGATTGTAGCTCTGGGCCAGACCTATTTTGCAGTTCAAACTCGCAAGCAGGAGGTATTTGAGCAGGCCACAGAAGATGAACGGCGTATCATGCTGCGTGATGAATTGCGGAAGCATAACATTCAGTTGGCTGATGCTGCTTACCAAGCAGGAGTATTAACGACCATTGATTTTGCTGTGTTCCAGAATCACGGGTACAAAGGTCTGTACGGCGACTTGGATGCTAAAGGAATTCACAATCATAAAGGATTGAAGAAGAGTCAGAGGATTCTCGATCATATGGGCAGTACCGAGTTGGCAGCTAACCTTTTCCGCGCTACTCAAACCGAAGAGAAAATACGTAGAGAGAACATCCAAGGAAAAGAAGAAGCAAACCAGGCTCACTTCGATGTAGGCGTCAAGGTACGGCAGACGATCCGTGAACTAGGCGGCACTATGCCAGAGGATTTACCGACACATGAAGATGTTAAGAAAGTTGAAAGGAGATTGCAGCGAGGTCAGTTAGATCTGTCATCTGGAGATAAAGACTCATCCAACAAATAA
- the gndA gene encoding NADP-dependent phosphogluconate dehydrogenase, with the protein MAKQQIGVIGLAVMGKNLALNIESKGFTVSVYNRSPEKTNDLLKEAEGKNLIGAFSVEEFVESLEVPRKILIMVQAGKATDATIEQLLPYLDQGDIIIDGGNAYFPDTQRRSKELENKGFRFIGAGVSGGEEGALKGPSIMPGGQKSAYELVQPILTAISAKIDGEPCSTYIGPDGAGHYVKMVHNGIEYGDMQLIGEAYHLLKDVLHLNAEELHEIFTEWNKGELDSYLIEITADIFSKYDAETSKPMVDVILDAAGQKGTGKWTSQSSLDLGVPLSMITESVFSRFLSAMKTERIEASKILNGPVVEPFQGDKAEFIESIRKALFASKIVSYAQGFAQLRVASDEYGWDLKYGELAKIWRGGCIIRSRFLQNITDAYENNPALKNLLLDPFFNDVVSKYQGAWRQTIATAVTRGIPVPGFASALAYFDSYRTERLPANLLQAQRDYFGAHTFQRVDKEGSFHYNWMQE; encoded by the coding sequence ATGGCTAAACAACAGATAGGTGTCATTGGACTTGCTGTAATGGGCAAAAATTTGGCTTTGAATATTGAAAGCAAAGGCTTTACAGTTTCAGTATACAATCGCTCTCCTGAGAAAACGAATGACCTTCTCAAAGAAGCAGAAGGCAAGAATTTGATTGGGGCTTTTTCCGTTGAGGAATTTGTGGAATCACTTGAAGTGCCACGCAAAATTCTAATCATGGTCCAAGCAGGTAAAGCAACCGATGCAACGATTGAACAATTGTTACCCTATCTTGATCAAGGTGACATCATCATCGACGGAGGTAACGCATACTTCCCAGATACACAACGTCGTAGTAAAGAACTTGAAAACAAAGGATTCCGTTTCATTGGGGCTGGCGTTTCTGGTGGGGAAGAAGGAGCATTGAAGGGTCCTTCGATCATGCCTGGGGGTCAAAAAAGTGCTTATGAGTTGGTTCAACCCATTCTTACAGCCATTTCTGCTAAAATAGACGGCGAACCTTGTAGTACATATATTGGACCAGACGGTGCAGGACACTATGTCAAAATGGTGCATAACGGCATCGAGTATGGAGATATGCAATTAATAGGTGAAGCTTATCATCTGTTGAAGGATGTATTACACCTAAATGCAGAAGAACTACATGAAATCTTCACGGAATGGAACAAAGGGGAATTGGATAGCTACCTCATCGAGATCACAGCTGATATTTTCTCTAAATATGATGCAGAGACTAGTAAACCAATGGTGGATGTTATCTTGGATGCTGCGGGTCAAAAAGGAACAGGTAAATGGACAAGCCAAAGCTCACTTGATCTAGGTGTGCCTTTATCTATGATCACTGAATCCGTCTTCTCACGTTTTCTTTCTGCTATGAAGACAGAGCGTATAGAAGCGAGCAAAATATTGAATGGTCCTGTAGTAGAACCTTTCCAAGGTGACAAGGCAGAGTTCATTGAGAGTATTCGCAAGGCTCTGTTTGCAAGTAAAATCGTATCGTATGCTCAAGGATTTGCGCAGCTTCGTGTCGCTTCTGACGAATATGGCTGGGACTTGAAATATGGTGAACTTGCCAAGATCTGGCGTGGCGGATGTATCATTCGTTCCCGTTTCCTACAAAACATTACCGATGCTTATGAGAACAATCCAGCGCTTAAAAACTTACTACTAGATCCATTCTTCAATGATGTTGTAAGTAAATATCAAGGGGCTTGGCGTCAAACGATTGCTACTGCTGTAACAAGAGGTATCCCGGTACCTGGGTTCGCAAGTGCTCTTGCATACTTTGACAGCTATCGTACAGAAAGATTGCCTGCCAACTTGCTTCAAGCACAACGCGATTACTTTGGTGCTCATACCTTCCAACGTGTAGATAAAGAAGGATCTTTCCACTACAATTGGATGCAAGAATAG
- a CDS encoding aminotransferase class I/II-fold pyridoxal phosphate-dependent enzyme: MDHSSTPLFTALKKHADSNPVQFHIPGHKKGRGADKEFRDFIGDNALSIDLINISPLDDLHQPTGVIEEAQTLAADAFGADYTYFSVQGTSGAIMTMILSMCSPGDKIIVPRNAHKSIMSGIIFAGAKPVFVSPAHDLNLGIDHGITTSSVRRALDRHPDAKAVLVINPTYYGVCADLKEIVELAHSRNVPVLVDEAHGVLIHFHEDLPMSAMEAGADMAATSVHKLGGSLTQSSVLNLNVKNGFVKPHRVQTIISMLTTTSTSYILLASLDTSRRNLALHGHDIAQKAIDLAQYARTEINQIDGLYCFGAEILGGEATHNYDPTKLSIHVRHLGITGYETENWLREHYNLEVELSDMYNILCLVTPGDEQDTIDILLSALRKMSSTYYQVNPAHELVIKIPETPQLSLIPRDAFYADTEVIPFKESAGRIIAEFIYVYPPGIPILLPGEVISQDNIDYIIDHVEVGLPVKGPEDRYIHNVKVIVETDAIF, from the coding sequence ATGGATCATAGTTCCACGCCGCTTTTTACTGCACTCAAAAAACATGCGGACAGCAATCCCGTTCAATTTCATATCCCTGGACATAAAAAAGGTAGAGGTGCAGATAAGGAATTCCGGGATTTCATAGGCGATAATGCCCTTTCTATAGATCTAATCAATATTTCGCCACTTGATGATTTACATCAACCTACAGGTGTCATTGAAGAAGCACAGACCCTAGCAGCGGATGCATTCGGAGCGGACTATACCTATTTTAGTGTACAAGGTACAAGCGGTGCAATCATGACCATGATTCTATCCATGTGTTCTCCTGGTGATAAGATCATTGTTCCACGTAATGCACATAAATCAATCATGTCAGGCATCATATTTGCGGGAGCTAAACCTGTATTTGTCTCTCCAGCACATGATTTGAACCTAGGGATCGACCATGGCATTACCACCAGTTCTGTCAGAAGAGCGCTTGATCGTCATCCTGATGCGAAAGCTGTCCTTGTGATCAATCCAACATACTATGGCGTATGTGCAGACCTTAAGGAAATTGTGGAGCTAGCTCATAGCCGTAACGTTCCTGTACTTGTTGATGAGGCGCACGGCGTACTTATTCACTTCCATGAAGATCTTCCGATGTCCGCGATGGAAGCTGGCGCCGATATGGCTGCTACTAGTGTGCACAAATTAGGAGGATCGTTGACACAAAGCTCTGTCCTTAATCTGAATGTGAAGAATGGATTCGTGAAACCCCATCGTGTTCAGACCATCATTAGCATGCTAACAACGACGTCAACTTCTTACATCCTTCTAGCCTCACTTGATACTTCAAGACGCAATTTGGCGTTGCATGGACATGATATTGCGCAAAAGGCTATTGATCTGGCACAGTATGCGCGGACAGAAATCAACCAAATTGACGGTCTCTACTGTTTCGGGGCTGAAATCTTGGGTGGAGAAGCGACTCATAACTATGATCCCACAAAACTATCTATTCATGTTCGTCATTTAGGAATTACAGGGTACGAGACTGAGAACTGGCTACGTGAGCATTACAACTTGGAAGTTGAACTGAGTGACATGTACAATATCCTTTGTCTAGTTACACCCGGTGATGAGCAAGATACAATAGATATCTTATTGAGTGCCTTGCGTAAAATGTCCTCAACTTATTATCAAGTGAACCCAGCTCATGAACTCGTTATCAAAATCCCAGAAACACCACAGCTTTCTCTCATACCTAGAGATGCCTTTTATGCAGATACTGAAGTCATTCCATTCAAGGAATCGGCAGGCCGGATAATCGCAGAATTTATATATGTATACCCACCAGGAATCCCTATTCTACTGCCCGGTGAAGTCATTTCCCAAGATAACATTGATTACATCATTGATCATGTTGAAGTAGGCCTTCCCGTTAAGGGACCTGAAGACCGTTATATCCACAATGTTAAAGTCATTGTAGAGACAGACGCTATATTCTAA
- a CDS encoding MBL fold metallo-hydrolase, giving the protein MSIQLQMLGTGSAFARRYFNNNALIYDKEFTLLIDCGVTAPIALHQLNVSFDDIDAVLITHIHADHVGGLEELAFTMKFKHKRKMILYIADTLIDILWEHTLKGGLYQKGEIMTLEDIFIIIPLSPGQAQFISDQIHVEILPTEHIPGKMSYSLYLNEHIFYSADMKFNPSLLAYLVHERSCDVILHDCQLTGSGEVHSTLQELLTLPEDIQRIIYLMHYGDNKDEFIDATGSMTFLEQQRIYEYE; this is encoded by the coding sequence TTGAGCATACAACTACAGATGTTGGGAACAGGCAGTGCTTTTGCCAGACGTTATTTCAACAACAACGCTCTAATTTACGATAAAGAGTTCACATTGTTAATTGATTGTGGTGTAACTGCACCGATAGCTTTGCACCAATTAAACGTTTCCTTTGACGATATCGATGCTGTATTAATCACCCATATCCACGCAGATCATGTCGGTGGACTTGAAGAACTAGCCTTCACTATGAAATTTAAACATAAGCGCAAAATGATTCTATATATTGCTGACACACTCATCGACATTCTATGGGAACACACCTTAAAGGGTGGATTATACCAAAAAGGTGAAATTATGACGCTGGAGGATATCTTCATAATCATCCCCCTCTCCCCCGGTCAAGCACAGTTCATATCTGATCAGATCCATGTTGAAATTTTACCTACAGAACATATCCCTGGTAAAATGAGTTACTCACTCTATCTGAATGAACATATCTTCTATAGTGCTGATATGAAATTTAATCCTTCATTACTGGCTTATTTAGTACACGAGAGATCCTGTGATGTCATCCTTCATGACTGCCAATTAACAGGATCAGGTGAAGTACATTCAACACTACAAGAGTTATTAACACTTCCTGAGGACATCCAACGGATCATCTATCTAATGCATTATGGAGACAATAAAGACGAGTTTATAGATGCAACAGGCTCGATGACTTTTTTAGAGCAGCAACGTATTTATGAATATGAATAA
- a CDS encoding copper amine oxidase, with translation MRWKKIMISTLVLSLMGGSLLFADSVSQKVGLWVNGQEVQDGGYMINGKTYVPVREFNGVVNWSSENNEVKFLKPNVHIFLFKGDTVFGNVNKGKLKFSVFSQVDGLTTNIASVKVAITDPAGNMLDIQSQDLSSDQKDNFWFRTYDFTYDFKTTGKYTIGFYIKVSKNAEYQLVTQKIITALN, from the coding sequence ATGAGATGGAAGAAAATTATGATAAGCACACTTGTACTTTCTTTGATGGGCGGATCACTTTTGTTTGCTGATTCGGTTTCACAGAAGGTTGGCTTGTGGGTTAATGGCCAAGAGGTTCAAGATGGCGGATATATGATTAATGGTAAAACTTATGTGCCAGTTCGTGAATTTAATGGGGTTGTGAATTGGAGTTCAGAGAATAATGAAGTGAAATTCTTGAAGCCTAACGTACATATTTTCCTTTTCAAAGGGGATACTGTATTTGGGAATGTGAATAAGGGGAAGCTCAAGTTCAGCGTGTTCTCTCAAGTAGATGGATTAACAACGAATATAGCTAGCGTGAAGGTGGCTATTACGGACCCCGCGGGTAACATGTTAGATATTCAATCTCAGGATTTAAGTAGTGATCAGAAGGATAACTTTTGGTTCAGAACATATGATTTTACTTACGATTTCAAAACGACTGGAAAGTACACCATAGGCTTCTACATAAAGGTATCTAAGAATGCTGAATACCAACTGGTCACTCAGAAAATTATTACAGCTTTGAATTGA
- a CDS encoding GNAT family N-acetyltransferase — MAAEIIHVKTEDQLQYGLDIRKKVFVVEQQVPVEIEIDEYDKISPDVHHILIQDDGEYVATGRLIYYDDDTAKMQRIAVDRDYRTKGFGRVLLMAMENLARELGMHYSLLDAQCQAETFYRKQGYEVISEEPFDDAGILHVRMKKAL, encoded by the coding sequence ATGGCTGCAGAGATTATCCATGTAAAGACTGAGGACCAGCTCCAATATGGTCTAGATATTCGGAAGAAGGTATTCGTAGTCGAGCAACAAGTACCGGTGGAAATAGAGATTGATGAATATGACAAGATTAGTCCAGATGTACATCACATTCTTATCCAAGATGATGGTGAATATGTCGCTACAGGACGGTTGATATATTATGATGATGATACGGCGAAGATGCAAAGGATTGCTGTAGATCGTGATTATCGGACAAAGGGTTTTGGAAGAGTATTGTTGATGGCTATGGAGAACTTGGCACGGGAATTGGGTATGCATTATTCGCTGCTCGATGCTCAGTGTCAGGCGGAAACGTTTTATCGTAAACAAGGTTATGAAGTTATCTCAGAAGAACCATTTGATGATGCTGGTATTCTCCATGTACGGATGAAGAAAGCTTTATAG
- a CDS encoding DUF3892 domain-containing protein → MGNVEREQFVAVQKNGDGDLTAFRTSSGRVLDYNQAKEEVNAGNIAGVNLFKGRDGELYIRGDADGDPTNNLDQLPRFE, encoded by the coding sequence ATGGGAAATGTAGAACGTGAGCAATTCGTTGCTGTACAGAAAAATGGCGATGGAGATTTGACCGCTTTTCGGACTTCCTCTGGTCGTGTGCTGGATTATAATCAGGCTAAAGAAGAAGTAAATGCGGGGAATATCGCCGGTGTTAATTTATTTAAAGGTAGGGATGGCGAGTTATATATTCGTGGAGACGCGGATGGAGACCCTACCAATAATTTGGACCAACTTCCTCGTTTTGAATAA
- a CDS encoding site-specific integrase, protein MAVIKDKNVKVNPWYFTIEVGKGSERKRIKRRGFKRKQDATEAERALLNELGQGLNLDASKTLYRDFMQDFLRDKKARVKQGTLDTYTALIKNHILPTLGDLQLGSITPRHIQNLYNDIIESGRLSGENLQKVHTLINESLKKAAGWDMIIKNPAAVVDRPIATLKEMLYWTDTESHMFLEAAKVDPLYCAFLLAITAGMRQGEILGLRIQDSDTKNRTISVRQILNHNGKDIEPGAKSASGIRAIGIDKVTAAELGELGHRVKERKMLNRDIYEDNDLLICTELGTPVSPRNLNRSFYRIIKKINVAITKRIENGEQVELLKKIRFHDLRHTHVVMLLKMNENSKRIAERMGWSSIKMLDRYSHITPHMQQETAEAFGEMFFAAPNGTSKEVNSL, encoded by the coding sequence ATGGCAGTGATCAAAGATAAGAACGTAAAGGTTAATCCGTGGTATTTTACTATTGAGGTAGGTAAAGGAAGTGAACGCAAGCGAATCAAGCGTCGTGGATTCAAACGAAAGCAAGATGCTACAGAAGCAGAAAGGGCTCTATTAAATGAATTAGGACAAGGCCTTAATCTGGATGCTTCTAAGACACTCTATCGTGACTTTATGCAGGACTTTCTCCGTGATAAGAAAGCCAGAGTCAAGCAGGGTACGTTAGATACTTATACTGCTTTGATCAAAAATCACATTCTTCCTACGCTGGGTGATCTGCAGCTCGGCAGTATCACGCCCCGGCATATACAGAATCTGTACAACGATATCATTGAATCTGGACGACTCTCAGGAGAGAACTTGCAGAAGGTCCACACGCTAATTAATGAAAGTTTGAAGAAGGCTGCCGGTTGGGATATGATCATTAAGAATCCAGCTGCTGTGGTGGATCGTCCTATTGCCACTCTCAAAGAGATGCTTTACTGGACAGATACAGAATCTCATATGTTTTTGGAGGCGGCGAAGGTGGATCCGTTATATTGCGCCTTCTTGCTAGCTATAACAGCCGGAATGAGACAGGGGGAAATACTAGGTTTAAGGATTCAAGACAGCGACACAAAAAATAGGACAATCTCTGTACGTCAAATCCTTAATCACAATGGAAAGGACATAGAGCCAGGGGCAAAGTCTGCATCAGGGATCCGAGCTATTGGAATTGATAAGGTTACAGCTGCAGAGCTGGGGGAGTTGGGTCACAGGGTTAAAGAAAGGAAGATGTTGAATAGGGATATATATGAGGATAATGATCTGCTTATTTGTACTGAGTTAGGAACGCCAGTATCACCGAGAAACTTGAACCGATCATTCTATAGAATTATCAAGAAGATCAATGTAGCTATCACTAAACGTATAGAGAATGGTGAGCAGGTGGAGCTTTTGAAGAAGATTCGTTTTCATGATCTCCGACATACACATGTGGTCATGTTGCTGAAGATGAATGAGAATAGCAAGAGGATTGCGGAGAGAATGGGGTGGTCCAGTATAAAGATGCTCGATCGATATTCACATATTACACCGCATATGCAGCAGGAGACTGCGGAAGCATTCGGAGAGATGTTTTTTGCGGCACCAAATGGCACCAGTAAGGAAGTTAATTCGCTTTAG
- a CDS encoding YktB family protein, with amino-acid sequence MSFTGFNQQDFDVFQVPGLEQRMEALIANVRPKLEILGGEISPFLSALCGEEMYQHVAKHARRTVNPPNDTWVAWAANKRGYKALPHFQVGMFSSHLFIIFAVIYESSNKAVFGKNLADDTNKFKKIIPNHYYWSMDHMEPQGKLNGDTSTEELQAMAIKLSTIKKSEILCGLRISNDDAILSNGDQLISLIQSTFENLLPLYKQSFS; translated from the coding sequence ATGTCATTCACTGGATTTAACCAACAAGACTTTGATGTCTTTCAAGTACCAGGGCTAGAACAACGAATGGAAGCCTTGATAGCCAATGTTCGACCTAAACTTGAGATACTTGGAGGGGAGATTTCTCCTTTTCTATCTGCACTCTGTGGCGAAGAAATGTATCAACATGTCGCCAAACATGCGCGGCGTACAGTTAATCCACCTAACGATACATGGGTAGCTTGGGCCGCTAATAAAAGAGGATATAAGGCACTCCCACATTTCCAAGTTGGGATGTTCTCATCACATCTGTTTATTATTTTTGCAGTGATTTATGAAAGCTCTAATAAAGCCGTATTCGGCAAAAATTTAGCAGATGATACGAACAAATTCAAAAAAATAATTCCTAACCATTACTATTGGTCCATGGATCATATGGAACCACAGGGCAAACTAAACGGAGACACATCAACGGAAGAGTTACAGGCGATGGCAATTAAATTATCAACCATTAAAAAATCCGAAATTTTATGTGGTCTGCGTATCTCGAACGACGATGCTATTCTGAGCAATGGTGACCAACTTATATCTCTCATCCAGTCTACGTTCGAGAACCTGCTTCCACTTTACAAACAATCCTTTTCTTAG
- a CDS encoding DUF1292 domain-containing protein has product MSDHTHEHGDGCGCGHDHEQGHEHEEFVITLTDEQGNDVEMVLVETFDVGEKVYALLLERENPEADGIILRMEEENEEMALYNIEDEEEWKSVEEVYNVLVAQQE; this is encoded by the coding sequence ATGAGTGATCACACACATGAACACGGCGATGGATGCGGTTGCGGACATGATCATGAGCAAGGCCATGAGCATGAAGAGTTTGTCATAACGTTGACAGATGAGCAAGGCAATGACGTGGAAATGGTTCTTGTAGAGACTTTTGATGTAGGCGAGAAGGTCTATGCTCTGCTGCTAGAACGTGAGAACCCTGAAGCGGATGGCATCATCCTGCGAATGGAAGAAGAGAACGAGGAAATGGCGCTTTATAATATTGAAGACGAAGAAGAATGGAAGTCTGTTGAAGAAGTATATAATGTGCTTGTAGCACAGCAGGAATAG
- a CDS encoding shikimate kinase produces the protein MNQSQDNIILIGMMGTGKSTVGCLLGEQLGYKLVDLDAAVEQEVGCSIASMFANHGEAYFRQAETSMLQKVLTGTQQVIATGGGAVLNPLNCELMKNQGWVVALTAEVNDIVARVQGDGVRPLLADNPESRIRAILEERKSAYLFADYTVDTSQYSVEEVASLILAHYRV, from the coding sequence TTGAATCAATCCCAAGATAATATCATCCTAATCGGAATGATGGGGACGGGTAAATCTACGGTTGGTTGCTTGCTAGGGGAGCAACTTGGATATAAGTTGGTAGATCTAGATGCTGCTGTAGAGCAAGAAGTTGGATGTAGTATCGCTAGCATGTTTGCTAATCATGGAGAAGCTTACTTTCGACAAGCAGAGACATCCATGCTTCAGAAGGTGTTGACAGGCACACAGCAGGTGATTGCAACAGGCGGTGGAGCTGTGCTTAATCCTTTGAATTGTGAGCTTATGAAGAACCAAGGATGGGTCGTAGCATTAACCGCGGAAGTGAATGACATTGTTGCACGTGTACAGGGGGATGGAGTAAGACCATTACTCGCGGATAATCCGGAGAGCAGAATTCGTGCCATACTCGAAGAACGGAAGAGTGCGTATTTATTTGCTGATTACACAGTCGATACATCGCAATATTCTGTGGAAGAAGTAGCATCTTTGATTTTAGCACATTACCGCGTCTAA
- a CDS encoding MFS transporter gives MTQETQHNEDATVVRRRLRSPFFIQLMIIIFLVEFLKGSLLVTLLPVYMKNSLGLTAWSIGIAFSLQYVGDNLFRSPSGWISERLGFRKTLSGALLLTVIAVAIIAFSSAPLWLAIACLILGIGTSPLWPCAMTGATEISGPNNSNGTAIGALEMASLAGIGAGPVVMNFLMQHTGSNYHTAFLSLIGCGVLLVLVALLLPGRVHSVVPHIQEEEIVHRNVLAYVAFKILKLVNSVKKTLHEVKHTLKVSWLVYPALFMQSFVIGLLTPVITLYVQNDLHFSPNMYSILLIAGGGITVVALIPCGKLVDRFGTTPFLHAGFILATVSIAIFSMVRSLPLVFVFVALIGISYAFILPAWNTFISHLVPKGERGAVWGFFLTLQGSGMVVGPIVSGRMWDVMGHAAPFITSSVVMGLLFITHWVLTKKQTNAAH, from the coding sequence ATGACGCAAGAAACGCAGCATAATGAAGACGCAACGGTCGTCAGACGACGATTGAGATCTCCTTTTTTCATCCAATTGATGATTATTATCTTCTTGGTAGAATTTCTAAAAGGCTCATTACTCGTGACGTTACTACCCGTGTACATGAAGAATTCACTTGGATTAACCGCTTGGAGTATAGGGATAGCTTTCTCACTGCAATATGTAGGGGACAACCTGTTTCGCAGCCCTTCAGGCTGGATTTCTGAACGTTTGGGCTTTCGTAAGACGTTGTCAGGAGCGCTGTTACTTACGGTGATTGCTGTTGCAATTATAGCATTCTCATCTGCGCCCCTCTGGCTTGCCATAGCTTGTTTAATCTTAGGAATCGGAACATCCCCTCTTTGGCCCTGCGCAATGACAGGTGCAACAGAAATATCGGGTCCGAATAACAGTAACGGTACAGCGATTGGGGCGCTTGAAATGGCTTCACTTGCAGGTATTGGTGCGGGACCTGTTGTGATGAATTTCTTGATGCAACATACAGGTTCTAACTATCACACGGCTTTCTTGTCTTTAATTGGCTGTGGTGTCTTGTTAGTTCTCGTTGCATTGTTGCTTCCTGGACGTGTTCATAGTGTTGTACCACATATTCAGGAGGAGGAAATCGTACATCGTAATGTACTGGCTTATGTAGCGTTCAAGATATTAAAGCTTGTGAACAGTGTTAAGAAAACTTTGCATGAAGTGAAGCACACCTTGAAAGTCAGCTGGCTTGTTTATCCCGCTTTATTTATGCAATCATTTGTCATTGGATTGTTGACACCTGTCATTACGTTGTACGTACAGAACGATCTACACTTTAGCCCTAATATGTACAGTATTCTGTTAATTGCGGGTGGGGGAATTACGGTTGTTGCTCTTATACCGTGTGGTAAGCTTGTAGATCGATTTGGGACCACTCCTTTTCTACACGCTGGTTTTATCCTAGCTACTGTTTCTATCGCAATCTTTTCCATGGTTCGATCATTGCCTCTTGTATTTGTATTTGTCGCCTTGATCGGTATTAGTTATGCGTTTATTCTACCTGCATGGAACACGTTTATATCGCATTTGGTACCTAAAGGTGAGAGAGGTGCGGTGTGGGGATTCTTCTTGACCTTGCAAGGATCTGGGATGGTTGTAGGTCCGATTGTATCGGGGAGAATGTGGGATGTAATGGGGCATGCTGCCCCATTCATCACAAGTAGTGTCGTCATGGGCTTACTGTTCATCACGCATTGGGTGTTGACTAAGAAACAAACAAATGCAGCCCACTAA